The nucleotide window AGATTGTGAGAGAGCACGGTAAAATCGGCACTGTATCCCGGTGCAATTTTTCCGCGATTTCCTTCCATCATGGCTGCATAGGCACTCCCCTGTGTAAAAAGTCCAATGGCTTCGCGGATGGATAGCTTCTCTTGGGGGAAATATCCCTCATGAGTCTCATCAGGATGACGACGGGTTACGGCAGCGTGAATGCCTAACAGCGGATCCAGTGGTTCAATGGGAGCATCAGAGCCTCCCGCGCAGGGAATACCGGCATCTAGCAAGGTCTTCCACGCATAACCATATTGTAACCGTTCCTCCCCTAATGCATCCACAGCCCAAGGAAAATCACTAGCCACAAAGCGCGGTTGAATATCTGCAATCACATAAGGAAGAGAAGCCAATTGCTGCACCAGCTCTTGGCGTAAGACTTGGGCATGAACAAGGCGATGGCGCCCTTGCTGTGGGGGATGCTTTGCAAATGCTTGAATCACTTGGGCTGCGGCTGCATCACCAATGGCATGAACCGCTACAGGTAAGCCTGCTGCTACAGCCTCCGCCACATGCTGAGCTAGCTCTTCATCGGTAAACTGGGAGATCCCTCGATTACCAGGACGATCTAGATAGGCTTCGGACATCCATGCTGTTCTTCCACCGAGGGCACCATCGGCAAAATATTTCACCGCACCCACGGAGAAGTTAGGAGATAGTGGACCATAGGAGACCCCTGCATCCTTTACCTCTTGCAATCGTTGGGAATCAATGAGCTCATGAATATGAAGTGGATGCTGGGCAAGCACCTTCCCATAGAGCTGAAATAGCTCCTGCCAAACTGGTAATTCTCGCAAATCATCACTATGGACACCCACCAGTCCCTTTGCCTGTGCCGCTGTCACTGCTGTGCATAATGCTTGGCGATGCTCTGCCTTCGTCGGTCGAGGAATGGCAGCTGCAAAGAGACGATAAGCATGCTCATAAATATACCCATTCAGAGCACCTTCACCATCGCACCCAAATTGGCCACCTTCGGGATTGGGCGTGCTCTCGATGATGCCCGCTTGCTCATAGGCCCGTTGATTCACCATATAGGTATGGTAGCAAGTACGCGCCAATAACACCGGATGATCAGGCGCCCAACGATTTAATTCAGCCAGTGTGATGAATTCTCGATGAGGGAAACGGTTCTCATCCCAGCCACTTCCTACGATCCACTTGCCTACAGGTGTCATGGAAACACGCTCTCCAATAACGCGACGTAGCTCTTCCTTCGTCGTTACCTGGCGTAGATCGAGTTGCTGAAGATAATGACCATAGGAGAGGAGATGGAGGTGACTATCCACTAAACCAGGAAGCACATAAGCACCTGCGAGATCATACTCTACTTCAATCTGACTACCGCCTTGCAAACGTAAATCACCGGTCTTGCCTACTGCAAGGATTTTATCGTTCTTGATCAGAATCCCATCGTATTGACAACCTGCTTGATCCAATGTCTCAACCTGTGCATTGGCCAGTAATGTTAAGCTCATCCCGTTCTCCCCTTTACCACTATTCATTTCATCTTCCCAGTCTGTATGCGTACATTCTACCTTATGTAAGATTGCAATGTAAATTTTTTCATACTTCCATCATTCTTGCTTCTATCCCATGTTCTCACAGTCTACCTTGCCTTCACTTGTGAATTAAAGTACATTAAAGAGGGGAATACCCAATCTTGGAAGAGGAGGAATCATTATGGGTCGTCTTGATGGAAAAGCTGCAATGGTTACAGGAGGCGCCGCAGGAATCGGGAAGGCAACCGCCACCCTGTTTGCTAAGGAAGGTGCCAAGGTTATCGTAGCTGATATTCAAGAAGCCGCTGCTCGAAAGACGGTTGATGAGATTCGGCAAAATAATGGTGAAGCCATCTTTATTCACCTCGATGTCTCCCAAGAAGCTGCCTGGCAAAAGGCCATGGAAGAGGTAATCAGCACTTATGGAAAGCTCAATATCCTTGTAAATAACGCAGGTATCTCCCTCGCCAAAGATATTGTTGATACGACGCTGGAGGACTGGAATCGGATTATGACTGTGAACTCTACCGGTGTCTTCCTCGGCACGAAGTATGGCATTCTCACCATGCGGGATAACGGTGAGCTCTGCTCCATTATCAATCGCTCATCCATTGATGGACAGATCGCTGAACCAGGGCTCTTTGCATACTGCGCCTCCAAGGGTGCTGTTACCATCATGAGCAAATCGGCTGCTCTCGCTTGTGGAGAAAGAAAATATACCATCCGTGTCAACACCGTTCATCCTGGTTATGTCCATACAGAATTAACAGAAGAAGAAGCACGAGGCTATGGCTTAACTCCTGAAGAATACTTCAAAAAGGTAGGTGCCCAACATCCCATCGGCTGTATTGGTGAGCCCATGGATGTAGCCTACCTTGATCTCTACCTTGCCTCTGATGAATCGAAGTGGGTAACCGGCGCTGAATTCACCGTGGATGGTGGCTGGACAGCCCAATAACATGACTGGAAATTCAATACTCTATCGTGTAAACGTGCAAAAAAGTCCCATCCATTGATTGAGGTGTTCAGCACTTCAATGGAATGGGGCTTTTTTCTATTTGTGCTGCATCATTTCCCCTGCATCTGCTGAATTAAGCGTGGATTGACGCGATTCAGCTGATAAGCAAGATAACTGGCGATGATCACCTTTAGAATATCCCCTGGGATAAAGGCAAGCATACCTACCATGGCCTGCTGTAATGATAAATCCGCCATCATGGCCATATAGGGGACACCAATGAGATAGATCACAAGAATGCCTCCTACCAGATTAGCGACCAGTAATTGCACGAAGCCCTTACCCGCCTTCTTCCACCAGCCTAGACTTAACCAGCCGATTACAGCTGCAGCTACGGGCCAGCTTAGGAAGAAGCCGCCTGTTGGACTTACAATGGAGCCCATACCTGTTCTCCCGCCTGCAAGTAGTGGGAGATATAGGGCGATGAAAGCAAACAAGATCATACTGAGGAAGCCCTTACGACCTCCAAGCAAGCTCCCAGCCAACATAATTCCCAATGTCTGTAATGTAATGGGAACAGGGCTGAAGGGTAGAGGGATAGGCGGAAAGAGACCCATCACAGCCACAAGTGCAGCAAATAAGACCATATACAGCATCTGATTTATTTTCAATCTCTTTCACACTCCCGATTCCTATGTTATCCATTCTATCAAACCAATAGTCCATAAAATTATTACTAGGTCATAGGATTAACTTACATAGATTGAGCCTACACCAATTTGTACAAAAAATCCACCTTCTTTTTACATGAACTTACTCTGTCCTTTACATTGGCTCATTACAATGGAGATGAACAATATGATTAACAGAGGAATCATCCATATAAAGGAGTGTGGAGATGGAGAATCAAATGGAAGTGAATCGTCGGAAGTTTTTGACCTATGTGGGAAGCGGCATGGCCGCCCTCGCTGTCGCTTCAACAGGACTCCCTGTCTTGGCCAAAGCAAAAGCAGATCCTGTCCCAGGTAAGGCTCCTCGTCAAGAATGGTTTCAGTTACCTGAGAAGAAAGGGGTTCGTTTTACCCCCATTCTTCCTACTGATGCAGATGAATTGGTATTACCCCAAGGGTATACCTATGATGTGATTGCTGCCTATGGTGATCGGATCAACAAGGCTGGTGACACCTTTGGCTTTAATAATGATTTCACCTGCTATATTCCACTTCAAGGCTCCAATACACACGGTCTACTCTGGGTGAATCATGAGTATTCTAGCGAAATCTTCGTCCATGGAAAAAAAGAGAATGGAAGCTATACGAAGAAGCAGATCGAGCAGCTTCTCTATGTTCAAGGTGGTTCCATTATTGAAGTGAAGCAAGTGGATGGAAAGTGGAAGATGATCACTGATTCCCGCTATAACCGGCGAATTACAGGCTTAACACCCTTTCAATTAACCGGTGCTGCCAAGGGTAGCAGAGCAGTGAATGGTGCAACCACGGTGCAAGGTACCTTTGCCAACTGTTCTGGAGGCATTACTCTTTGGAATACCATCCTCTCCTGTGAAGAGAATTTTGAATATACCGCACGTGATGCGGCACTAGATCCCACCCATTATGGCTGGGTGATTGAGGTGGATCCCTTCGATTCACAATTTGCTGTACGTAAGCACACTGCACTCGGCCGCTTTAATCATGAAAACACCGCCATGGGTCTCTCTAAGGATGGACGAATCGTTGTCTATATGGGTGATGACAAAACTGGTGCCTGTGTCTACAAGTTTGTAAGTAAAGGAAAGTACGATGCTGCAAAAGATCGAGAAAATAGTCGCCTCTTAGAGGAAGGAACTCTCTATGCAGCTGATATGAGTAAGGGTGCTTGGATACCTATCACGGTAGAAGCAGTGCGCAAGAAGGCGACGGAGAAGAAAAACGAAGAGATGTTAGCGAAGTTTACCTCCCAAGCAGATGTGCTTGTTCATGTCCATGAGGCTGCCATCTTCCTTGGCGCAACACCGACTGACCGTCCTGAGGATGTGGAGATTCATCCAGATGATCACTCTCTCTATATCGCTCACACCAATAATAGTAAGCATGGCAATATCCATGGTCATATCACCCGCTTCATCGAAACGGATCATGACCTCGGTGCGTTGACCTTCGATTTTGAGATTTTTGCAGCTGGTGGACGTCAGAGTGGCTTCAGTGCACCAGACAATCTCACCTTCGATGGTGAAAACAATCTCTGGACCGTTACCGATATCTCCTCAAGTAAGTTGAATAAGGGAGTCTACCAAAGCTTCATGAACAATGGAGTCTTCGTCATTCCTACTAGTGGTGAGCGGATGGGTGACGCCTTCCAATTTGCATCTGCACCTGTAGAGGCTGAACTGACTGGTCCTTGGTTTACACCTGATGAGAAGACACTCTTCCTTGCTGTGCAACATCCTGGTGAAGAGACCAAGGATCCTGCACAACCTACAAGTAAGTGGCCTCATCGACCTGGCGATCATATCCCACGACCAGCTGTAGTTGCCATTCGTGGATTCTAATCGAATCCTTTAAAACGCAACATCAATTCTGTGTATCCCCCTCTCTTCCCTATTAATATATAGAAAAAGCGATCTTCGACTTGTCGAAAATCGCTTTTTCATTTTGATCATCTCTATATCGACAAAAACCGTCTCTCGTACTATAATAAATTACTAATCATGGTGTATATTGACTGTTATGGATAACAAAATCGTGTAATTTGGTGAAAGGGGTATGATGATGCAGCGTACTCTCCTCTGGAGTAGCCTTCTCCTCCTTATCCTCTCCATCTGGCCCATTATCCAGTGGGTGCAAGAAGAGATCTACCTTACATCAATGCAAAACGACTATCTATTGCACACTCTCACCGAAGATAAGGAGAAGCTAAGCCAACAAGATTTGATTCACTTTAAAAACTATAATTTGACCCTCGTCAGTGAGCAAGCCAACCAGATTCAATATAACTATGAAGGGAAGCTCTATACTGTCGGTGACGTTGAATTGCTGATGAATGGGAAATCCCTCCGTCTCCTACATAATTGGCCCGTCTATGAGGAGAAGCAGTATCTGAGTCGCTATATGACAGGGATTGAAATGATCCAGGTCTTAGAGAAAAGCGGCGATGAATATTTAGCCATCCTCATCCAGCGGACAAGCCCATTTCAGTCTCCCACCACTGCTGAAGAGTTTGATGTAATTAAAATCTATCCTGATGGTACGATCACAGAGGAACATGTGAATGAGGAGAACCTCACCTGGTTTTATACTTATCTGGGCAATCGCCTTTCTTTAGAGCCTTCAGGCTTTTACACCAACCTACCCTATATGAATAGTCTCTTCATTCCCTATCTCTATCCTGTGCTACCTTTTCTCTATGGAGCACTGACACTCCTTGTAATCGGCTTTCGCCAGCTTTTCCGTAATCACGCGGTTTCTGTATAGAACTGGCGATGGGTCCTGCCATCGAATAGAATACCGACAACCAAAGCGTGGGTGCCTCCAAAGTCACAATTCCCGCCCAGTCCAATATGAAGAGAAACAATGGGAAGGTTAAGCTACTTAGAATTCCTACTCCAACCAAGAAAAGAAAGACTCTCATTTACATTCCCCTTTATCAGCGCTTTTTCCCTTTCTGCTTGATGTGTTTTGCAATCTGTTTATACCGTTGCTTTTCCACTTGCTGTAATTGCCGATTTTGTTGTCGTTCCACATAAGCCAGTTCCTTCTGAAGCTTAAGATAGCTTGCGTAACGATCAGCAGATAAGCGTCCATCCTGTAAAGCAGCCTGGATCTCACAACCAGGTTCCTGTTGGTGGTGACAGTCACGGAAGCGACAAGCTTGAGCTAAAATTGCAATATCTTCAAAGACATGCTCAATGCCTGTGCTACCCTCCCACAAACCCAACTCGCGCATTCCTGGCGTATCGATGACCATCCCTCCTGCAGGGAGAGTAATCAATTCACGATGGGTAGTGGTATGTCTCCCCTTATCATCACCGTCTCGAATTTGTTGAACACGAAGCAATTCTTGCTCCGCTAGTTTATTGACCAATGTGGATTTCCCTACTCCGGAAGAACCTAGAATCGCTACAGTTTTTCCTGCTTGAATATAAGGCTGAAGTCCTTCAAATCCTGTATCCAGATAAGAACTAACTACTTGGACATCCACACCCACTGCTACTTCCTCCACCTGATGTACCTTCACATCTACATCGGTACAGAGATCGGCTTTACTCAGTACGACCACAGGAATAGCTCCACTTTCCCATGCTGTGATCAGATAGCGTTCCAAGCGACGTAGATTAAAATCCTGATTCAAGGCAAGGAGCAACCAAACAGTATCGAAATTAGCAGCAACGACCTGCTCCATCACCTCTGTTCCCGCTACCTTCCGTGAGAACTTTGATCTCCGTGGAAATATACCGTGGATAATTCCTTTACCTTCACCTTGAAGGATCTGAAGAACCACCCAATCTCCCACGGTTGGTAAAGTGCCATCTATGCCACCTGTATAACGCAACCGTCCTGATAATTGTGCTAACACTTCTCCCTCATTAGTTGCTACACGATAAAGCTCTTGATGGGCGGTGATTACCCGTCCTACCTCCATATCCGTACCCTTTTCAATAAAATTCTCATACTGTTCCTGCCAGTACTGATTCCACCCATATTGGATTAATTTCAAAGGATATTCCTCCATATTATCGTAGTTTTAAGATCAAAAAAACCGTAGAGAGAATGTAACTCTACGGCGGTCCAATGCTTTTTTGGATACAAAAAAGCACGAGTACCTGACTCGTGCCCGTGTAAACATCAATAGACTACGGCCGAAAGGTTCCCTTCTAGGTTAAGCATTCAATTATTGCTCTAGCACCTCAATGATCGTGGTTAGCAACATATTCACCACTCCTTTCGCCGTACAAGCATGTGATATTTTCTCACATGATTGACGAACTTTTCTTAATTTATATACTACCAACTATGGATACATGTTGCAAGCCTAGATATACTGTAATACAAAGTTGAGCAAAAATAGGCTTGAAACAACATACAAGGGCATGGATACCTCATTCCCCTTCCCATTCACCAATTTGAGAATGGGGTACATGATGAAGCCGATGGCGATGCCATTGGCAATACTGTAGGTGAAAGGTATCATCACAATAATAAAGATGGCAGGAAAAGCTTCAGTTAAGTCATGCAATTGGATGTGGCGGATATTTTGCACCATTAAGCTCCCGATCACAATGAGGATGGGAGCAATGGCACTATCAGGGATCCATTTCATATAGGGAATCAACGGAATGGATGCCAAAAATAGAATGCCTGTGGTGAGTGCAGTTAATCCTGTTCGTCCTCCTGCAGCAATGGCAGCCGTACTCTCTACCGTGGCCACGGTTGGACTAGTCCCCAATAGCCCAGAGGTAAAGGTAGCCACCGCTGTCGCTTGTAAGGACTTACGATACTTCTCTGGTTGCTTCGCCATACTCACATGACTTTGGACCAGCCCGAGATTCTCGAAGACAAGCACCATGGTCATGGAGAAAACCGCTACCCAAAACGGAAACTGAGCAATTTGGTCAAAGGTGAAATGACCGAATACTTCACCATAGGGTGTTAAGTTCAATCTTGAAGGTTCCACCTGTGGTAGAATGCCAAAAGCAAAGGCAAGCCCTGTACCAAAGAGAATACTCCATAAAAAATCTCCTCGTACACCACGGAGGAATAGGAGTAAGGTAAAGAGCAGTGTAAGGATGGTGGCAACCACCTTTAAATCACTGAGATCACCAAGGGCGATAATGGCATCAGATCCACGGACCACAAGTCCACCTTTTTCCAAGCCAATGAGCATTAGGAATAAGCCCAGCCCTACACTAATGGCCTCCTTGAGACTGGCAGGGATCGCTTCGTTTAGACGCTGCGCTAAACTGGAAAAAGCAATGAGCATAAAGGCAAATCCAGATACGAGCACAACAGCCAGGGCCTCCTGCCAGTGAAAGCCCATGGATTCCACCAAGGTATAGGTAAACATCGCATTAATCCCCATGCCTGGCACGATCAGAATGGGGGCATTGGCCCAGAATGCCATCACCAAACATCCGACGAAGGATGCTAGAATTGTTGCGAATACTGCTCCTTCAAAAGGAATCCCCGCCTCAGCGAGAATTAGTGCATTAATCACCACAATATAGACGATGGTAAAAAATCCGATGCTTCCTGCCAGCACCTCACCTTTCATGGTGCTGCCATGAGAAGCCAGTTGAAATAATCCTTCCTTTGTTTTCATTGAAGTCGACTTACCTCTTACGTACAAATCCCTCTCCCAACCCGCTTCGCTTGGTGACACCAAGCAAGCCACGAAATTCATTGTAGCAAAAAACATGGGATCCTGCCAAATGGTAATGTTGATCTTTTGCTCCATTCACCTTACCATGACCTTGAGCGTAAAAATACGAATAAAGGAAGTTCTGCAGATGGATATGAAGCAGTTAAAGTTAAAGGCTAAGGAACTCAAGTCTTCTCTAAGCATCATCTACCTCGCTTTTTTGCATCCGCAAACGCCATGGTATGCAAAGGCAGTGATCTTCCTTGTGCTAGCATATGCTCTCAGTCCTATCGATCTTATTCCTGATTTTATTCCTGTCCTAGGCTACCTCGATGATTTGATCTTAATTCCTGTTGGGATTACCTTAGCTATTAAGCTGATTCCACGAGATATTTACCAAGCATGCCAAACACAACAAAACGACCCCACCAAGACATCCCCCATGAAACAGAAGGGAATCTGGGGAGCCGTATTCATTTTGGCAATTTGGTTCTTCATTCTATATGCGCTGGGGGTCCTTCTTCTTCAATAACACATAGGCCATCCCAGCTACAATGAGCAAGATGCATAGCGAGCTAGTTACGATAACTGAAGTATAAGCACTGTTGTATGTTTGAACCTGTTTCAGAATGATCCCGAGCAGTGCCCAGATCGTGACAAGGCTATAAGCAAGGTCATGACGCTTCACGAGGAAAATGAGCGCAATAAAAGTTGCAACCAGCAATAGCATCGCTGTCCATACACGACCCATGGCATCAAAAGCATCCATGCCTGTTACGACGAGGTAAGTATTAAGATTAGCAAGCGTTGCCACCATGGTCCAGCTAAAGTAGATACTAAAAGGAATATGAACAAACCACTTCTCCCGATTGGAGACGAGCTTGCGCCGCCGTAATTGCTTGTTAATCATCCCCAAGGTAATCAACAGGATAATCAATGTGAATAGGGACGAGAGAATTTGTTGATTATGCCAGAAGAGTAGCCAATTCACATTGGCAAGGGCAGATACGGTAAAGAGCCAGCCAACGTTAAAAACAAAATCGATTTGATCCTTACCCTTTCTGACGAAGATACCAAATTGGAATAAGATATACATGGCCAATGCCAGGTAGATCACACCCCAGATGGCAAAAGTAATATCTGCCGGCATAAAAAGATTGGGATAGAGCTTCGCTACTTCACTGGTGGTTATCCCATTGAAGGGCAGCGTGTCAGCCAGTACATTGATCACAATCATTAAAGCAAATGCTAGTAAATTGATAAGCTGATATGTCTTAAGCTTCTTTTGACGGTTCATATGCTCACGACCTTATTATCTAAAGTTAAAGGATTGAACAGTATTGCCCTTCCTCCAAGTATCCCCATATCCTCTAACGATAATCGAAATATGGCAACAAGCATAGCAGGGGAATCCCCTGCTTTTTCAAATCTTAATTACTGGGAGATGAATTTTTTTCTCACAGATGATCTATACCCTACAACGGTAGTGATAAGCACTACGAACCAAGCAAACCAATCTCCCCATCGACTATAGGTGGTCTGTGTTGGTGAGATTGGGACATCTGTAATAACTGATGCACGCTCCACTTCAAAGGTAGAGCTTTCGGCTAGGATTCGACCGTACTTATCTGAAACTGTGACAAGACCTTCCTTGGATGTACGAGCGATGGAGAATCCGTTTTCGATGCCGCGGACAATGGCCATGCGCGCATGAATCTCCTCTGCATGTAACCAATCCCAAGCAGGAACGAGAAGGAGGCCAACCTGTTCCTGACCGTAGCTACGAATCGTAGTTGGAAAATCGAGATCCTTGCAAATAGCGACGCCGATTCTTTGTTGAAAATCATTCAACCACATCGCTCTCTTTCCATGGACATAATCACCCTCTAATCCTGGAATGAGATGAATTTTATCATACTGGATGAACCTTTCCCCAGTAGGTGCATAGACCCATGCTACATTATGCAAACCATCGGGCTGCTCCAGCTTGATTCCAACTACTAGGTATACTTGATTATCAACTGCAGCTTTTGCAAAAATCGATTCTACCTCAACTTGATAATCAGAGGTAACATAGAATAGTTTCTCAGGAAGCACGACGATTTCTACACCTTGCTCCTTTAATAGGCCTATCTGACTCATAGACTCTTCCACCAGCAGGATATTCTGCAAATCAATCTCTGAACGTACATGGGGCACCGTTTCATTAGCAGCTGTTAGCCCTACTCGCACCTGCGTATCATCTAAAGGCCCATGGATCCGGAAAAATCCCCAAGTTGCAGCTAATAGCAAGACAAGGATGATAAGTCCAGCTTTCCCCACCATCTTTTTATTCCATACCCTCTGTTGAAGAACGTATGCCAGTGCTGCTGGAAAAGAACAAACTAAGAAAACAACGCCAGAGCTGCCAAGAATCGCTGCATTTTGCAACAATGGTAGATAGTCCGTCTGGGTATAGACCACGCTTCCCCAGGTGCCATGCGGTGATAGCAACGTGACGAGAAATTCAAAGGCTGTCCACCCCAAGGGATAGAGCCAAACTACCTTACTGTTGCGAATCCATACCATCAGGGTTGCAAATACAAGCGCATAGATCATATGAAAGCTTAGAAATAAAGGAAAACTAAGAATGAAGCTCTCTGCCTTCCACCAGCTCAGACTGCCTATCCAATAGCTCAGCGTCGCCATCGCAAACAATGACCAACTTGAAAACCTTGACCCCAATAATAGAAAGGGAAGAGGCGCTAGCCACGCCAGCCAACCAACTTCAACTGCATAATAAAAACTTCCCGAAGTTACGATGATTAATAGTAGAATGAGACTTCCTTTCTTCATTAGTTACATCCTCCTTCGCTTGTTAGCTTAGAGGAAATGGCCATGGTTCGTTTGATAATTTTTGCTCATTTTATCGGAAGA belongs to Rubeoparvulum massiliense and includes:
- a CDS encoding amidohydrolase; the protein is MSLTLLANAQVETLDQAGCQYDGILIKNDKILAVGKTGDLRLQGGSQIEVEYDLAGAYVLPGLVDSHLHLLSYGHYLQQLDLRQVTTKEELRRVIGERVSMTPVGKWIVGSGWDENRFPHREFITLAELNRWAPDHPVLLARTCYHTYMVNQRAYEQAGIIESTPNPEGGQFGCDGEGALNGYIYEHAYRLFAAAIPRPTKAEHRQALCTAVTAAQAKGLVGVHSDDLRELPVWQELFQLYGKVLAQHPLHIHELIDSQRLQEVKDAGVSYGPLSPNFSVGAVKYFADGALGGRTAWMSEAYLDRPGNRGISQFTDEELAQHVAEAVAAGLPVAVHAIGDAAAAQVIQAFAKHPPQQGRHRLVHAQVLRQELVQQLASLPYVIADIQPRFVASDFPWAVDALGEERLQYGYAWKTLLDAGIPCAGGSDAPIEPLDPLLGIHAAVTRRHPDETHEGYFPQEKLSIREAIGLFTQGSAYAAMMEGNRGKIAPGYSADFTVLSHNLLSPSMAAEPDQLLQVQVQGTMVAGQWVYGMGLS
- a CDS encoding glucose 1-dehydrogenase; protein product: MGRLDGKAAMVTGGAAGIGKATATLFAKEGAKVIVADIQEAAARKTVDEIRQNNGEAIFIHLDVSQEAAWQKAMEEVISTYGKLNILVNNAGISLAKDIVDTTLEDWNRIMTVNSTGVFLGTKYGILTMRDNGELCSIINRSSIDGQIAEPGLFAYCASKGAVTIMSKSAALACGERKYTIRVNTVHPGYVHTELTEEEARGYGLTPEEYFKKVGAQHPIGCIGEPMDVAYLDLYLASDESKWVTGAEFTVDGGWTAQ
- a CDS encoding biotin transporter BioY, producing the protein MKINQMLYMVLFAALVAVMGLFPPIPLPFSPVPITLQTLGIMLAGSLLGGRKGFLSMILFAFIALYLPLLAGGRTGMGSIVSPTGGFFLSWPVAAAVIGWLSLGWWKKAGKGFVQLLVANLVGGILVIYLIGVPYMAMMADLSLQQAMVGMLAFIPGDILKVIIASYLAYQLNRVNPRLIQQMQGK
- a CDS encoding PhoX family protein, whose protein sequence is MENQMEVNRRKFLTYVGSGMAALAVASTGLPVLAKAKADPVPGKAPRQEWFQLPEKKGVRFTPILPTDADELVLPQGYTYDVIAAYGDRINKAGDTFGFNNDFTCYIPLQGSNTHGLLWVNHEYSSEIFVHGKKENGSYTKKQIEQLLYVQGGSIIEVKQVDGKWKMITDSRYNRRITGLTPFQLTGAAKGSRAVNGATTVQGTFANCSGGITLWNTILSCEENFEYTARDAALDPTHYGWVIEVDPFDSQFAVRKHTALGRFNHENTAMGLSKDGRIVVYMGDDKTGACVYKFVSKGKYDAAKDRENSRLLEEGTLYAADMSKGAWIPITVEAVRKKATEKKNEEMLAKFTSQADVLVHVHEAAIFLGATPTDRPEDVEIHPDDHSLYIAHTNNSKHGNIHGHITRFIETDHDLGALTFDFEIFAAGGRQSGFSAPDNLTFDGENNLWTVTDISSSKLNKGVYQSFMNNGVFVIPTSGERMGDAFQFASAPVEAELTGPWFTPDEKTLFLAVQHPGEETKDPAQPTSKWPHRPGDHIPRPAVVAIRGF
- the rsgA gene encoding ribosome small subunit-dependent GTPase A, which translates into the protein MEEYPLKLIQYGWNQYWQEQYENFIEKGTDMEVGRVITAHQELYRVATNEGEVLAQLSGRLRYTGGIDGTLPTVGDWVVLQILQGEGKGIIHGIFPRRSKFSRKVAGTEVMEQVVAANFDTVWLLLALNQDFNLRRLERYLITAWESGAIPVVVLSKADLCTDVDVKVHQVEEVAVGVDVQVVSSYLDTGFEGLQPYIQAGKTVAILGSSGVGKSTLVNKLAEQELLRVQQIRDGDDKGRHTTTHRELITLPAGGMVIDTPGMRELGLWEGSTGIEHVFEDIAILAQACRFRDCHHQQEPGCEIQAALQDGRLSADRYASYLKLQKELAYVERQQNRQLQQVEKQRYKQIAKHIKQKGKKR
- a CDS encoding NCS2 family permease; this translates as MKTKEGLFQLASHGSTMKGEVLAGSIGFFTIVYIVVINALILAEAGIPFEGAVFATILASFVGCLVMAFWANAPILIVPGMGINAMFTYTLVESMGFHWQEALAVVLVSGFAFMLIAFSSLAQRLNEAIPASLKEAISVGLGLFLMLIGLEKGGLVVRGSDAIIALGDLSDLKVVATILTLLFTLLLFLRGVRGDFLWSILFGTGLAFAFGILPQVEPSRLNLTPYGEVFGHFTFDQIAQFPFWVAVFSMTMVLVFENLGLVQSHVSMAKQPEKYRKSLQATAVATFTSGLLGTSPTVATVESTAAIAAGGRTGLTALTTGILFLASIPLIPYMKWIPDSAIAPILIVIGSLMVQNIRHIQLHDLTEAFPAIFIIVMIPFTYSIANGIAIGFIMYPILKLVNGKGNEVSMPLYVVSSLFLLNFVLQYI
- a CDS encoding YkvA family protein, with the protein product MDMKQLKLKAKELKSSLSIIYLAFLHPQTPWYAKAVIFLVLAYALSPIDLIPDFIPVLGYLDDLILIPVGITLAIKLIPRDIYQACQTQQNDPTKTSPMKQKGIWGAVFILAIWFFILYALGVLLLQ
- a CDS encoding nitrilase-related carbon-nitrogen hydrolase, with amino-acid sequence MKKGSLILLLIIVTSGSFYYAVEVGWLAWLAPLPFLLLGSRFSSWSLFAMATLSYWIGSLSWWKAESFILSFPLFLSFHMIYALVFATLMVWIRNSKVVWLYPLGWTAFEFLVTLLSPHGTWGSVVYTQTDYLPLLQNAAILGSSGVVFLVCSFPAALAYVLQQRVWNKKMVGKAGLIILVLLLAATWGFFRIHGPLDDTQVRVGLTAANETVPHVRSEIDLQNILLVEESMSQIGLLKEQGVEIVVLPEKLFYVTSDYQVEVESIFAKAAVDNQVYLVVGIKLEQPDGLHNVAWVYAPTGERFIQYDKIHLIPGLEGDYVHGKRAMWLNDFQQRIGVAICKDLDFPTTIRSYGQEQVGLLLVPAWDWLHAEEIHARMAIVRGIENGFSIARTSKEGLVTVSDKYGRILAESSTFEVERASVITDVPISPTQTTYSRWGDWFAWFVVLITTVVGYRSSVRKKFISQ